The following is a genomic window from Hymenobacter gelipurpurascens.
GTCTTTTCCAGACCTTTATCCAGCGACTCCTGCTGCTCCTTGCTTTCCTTATCCTTCTTGAAAAAATCGAAAAGTCCCATTCGGTCAGGATGTAGCGTGAAGCTCCAGCTTCACGCGTCGTGGCTGAGCATGAGCAATGTGGCCTGTGTAGGCCAGTTGCTGGCTGCTCAATGAGGCTCGAAGCTGGAGCTTCGCGCTACAACGCAAAAAAGTCCCACAAAGGCGGGACTTCTTCACTTACGTTGGAATGCCGCGGGGGCGTCCAATTACTTAACGCCGGTGGCGATATAGTCCTGTACTTTATCAACAGGCACCATTTCCTCTTTGAAGGTATAGGCACCAGTCTTGTCCGATTTCACGGCACGAATAACCTTAGCCCAGTCCTTACCGCCAGCGGTTTTCAGGGTTGCTACTACTTTCTTAGCCATTGCTCAATTACTTGATTTCCTTGTGAACGGTCATCTTCTTGAGCACGGAGTTGAACTTTTTCAGCTCAATGCGCTCAGGGGTGTTCTTGCGGTTCTTCGTGGTGATGTAGCGCGAGGTGCCCGGCTGGCCCGAGTTTTTGTGCTCGGTGCACTCCAGGATTACCTGCACCCGGTTTCCTTTTTTAGCCATCTCGACTGGGGTTTTAGGATTAAGGACTGCAAAGGTACAAACCTTTGGGGAATTGACAAACAGTCAGCAACATTCCTCCTAAAACAACGCTATTTTTCGTACTCAGAGCCTAAAAAAGTGGCCTAGCCGGCTGCTGTAATATGCAGAAGGCCCTTTGTTGTCCCCAAAGATAGTACTCTGGGACGAACAAAGGACCTCTGTATCTTTTGTTTGCACCACTAGCGCAGCACCATATCATAGAGCACCACTACGTACTCATGGTTTTTATGATCCTGGCGATACGTGTAGCGAGTCGGGTAATACAAGCCCGTGCGGGAAACGGCAGCGGGCTGCGGGATTCTGTAATTATCGTGCTGGGTTCTTTCTAGGAAGGCCTTGGTAAACATGGGCTCCAGGAATGTTACGTTCCCATTGAAGGTGCCATAAATAAACGTTTGGGTAAAGGTCTGGCCCTGAAATTCAGGAGCCGTGGGGTCAAGCCAATGCTTGCCCATACCGGGTACCGTACCGGGGCCGGGTACATAACCGGTGGGTATATACGCTGCATCCGGAAGCACCTCTCCTAGTGGGTCATTGGGCTTGATAACGGCGCGCTCCGCTGGACTGATCATGTAGAAGTGCAGGTCGAAGTGGGGCAGCGTATAGATAGTTACGGGCTCGTGGCCGTGAGGATTCCAGTCGAGAGATAAGTGATTGAAGGGAATGGGTAGCGACGCTGCCTGAGCAGGAAGTGCCATCTGATACCAGAGCAGCGTAGGCGGAAATACATCCTCGGTGGGTAGGCCAGTAAGCGCGGCCTCCGTGATACGCACCCCGATTTCCTGGGGCACCCCCTTCTTGTTTACCGTCACAAAACTGCGCGCGGTGCCGTTTCCAACGCTAACAGCCGGACCAGAATAGGTGGTAAAGTTGGCGTTGCCATTGGGCGAGCCATTGCCCGACGACATAGCATCATTGGTGGCGATACTGGACTGACTGGCCGGTTGCGGCAGGTCGTCAGTACGGCTACAGGCGGTAGATAGAACGGTTGCGCCGACACACATAAGCGCAAGTAAGCGGCTGAAGGAAGGGCTTTCCATAAGCTGGTGTGGTTTATTAATGGAAAAACAGGCTGAACGGCAAGTACTTGGCCTCTCTATCTATTTACTTCACTCGAGGCACCACTTAGGCACGAGTTTGGCGTGAGCCTCTGCTCAGAAGCCCTGATTAAGCCAATTATTTATCAAGTTAGTACAATATATAAAACTCCCTGAACTATAGCAAGGCTATAATTCAGGGAGTTAGGAAGCTGCATAAATATGCAGCTATACTGACGTACTATTTTAACTCTGGCAGCTTAAACCCGTCTAGGCCACTTGGCTTTTCCATCCAGGACTCTATCTCCGCTACTGTGCGTGGTGCTTCGCTGGATAGGTTCTCGTAGCCCTTGGGCGTTATCAGGACGTCGTCCTCAATACGCACTCCAATATTCCACCACTTTTTGTCGCAGAGGCTGCCTTCGGGAATGTAGATGCCCGGCTCTACGGTAATTACATTCCCGGCTTGCAGCGGTCCGTAGCTGCCGCGGTCATGCACATCTAGGCCTAGATAGTGACTGGTGCCGTGCGGAAAATACGTGCGCATTTCCTCGGCCGTCCTGATGATGCCCAGCTTCGTGAGGCCCTCGGCAATTACTTTCTGGGCAGCCATATGAGGCGCCTGAAATTCTTTGCCGGGCTTGCACTCCCTGAAAGCAGCCTCTTGGGCGGCCAGCACCAGTTCGTAAATCTGGCGTTGCGCGGGGCTGAACTTGCCGGAGGGCGGAATCGTGCGCGTTACATCGGCCGAGTAGCCGTGGTACTCGGCGCCGCAGTCCATCAGTAGTAAGTCGTTCTTTACCTGCGGCTTGTCATTCTCGATGTAGTGGAGTACGCAGGCATTGTTGCCGGCCCCCACAATACTGGGGTAGCCTTCAAACTCGGCACCGTATTTCCGATACACGTATTCGTGCAGCCCCTGAAGCTCCCGTTCGCCTACTTCCGGCCGCGTGGCCTTCATAACCTCCTGCTGGCCTACGGCACTAATCCGGACGGCCCGACGAAGCAGGGCTATTTCCTCCGGCGTTTTCAGGGCACGCAACTGGTCGAGGATTTCATCCAGCGAGCTGCCATCATAGCGGCTGGTAGGTTTGTTGACTATGGCTTTCTGTCGCTCAGCCGTTGTTTTAGCCGCCAGATACCCTTGCACATACGCATCTTGGCCGAGTGCAGGCTGGCCCTGAGTCATATCCTGCAGATACACCTTTAGCCGGTCAGCCGCCTTCAGGCCGTATTGCTGGATGAGCTTATAGGCCTGCTCGGTGCCAGGATCGAAGCTGGGCGGCACGGCGGCCTGCTGCCGGAAGGTGGCTACCAGGTCATGGAGGTCGGCGGGGTCTTTGGCATCGTTGCGCATATCAGCAGGCAACGCCAGAAAGTTGACCTGCTGGAAGCTGCTCCACGGAATACCTGCTGTAGCAAAGTCCTTGTTGTCGGCCACGTACTGCACCTTCAGTTGCTGCCGGGTGCCTTCCGTGCCTAAGCGGCGACCAGTCCACTGCTCCGCTTTCGGGTCGCGGGGCTGCACAAAGAGGGCTTCCGTGATGCCCGATTGGCCCTTAATGGTTTGTGGCTCCTTGAACAGCAGCAACATAGCATCCGGCTCCTCATACCCGGTCAGGTAATAAAAATCGGGATGCTGATGATACACAAAGTCCACATCGTTGGCGCGGTTCCGGATGGGAGCCGCAAACAACACGGCTACTGAACCAGGCGGCAGCGCCTGGCGCACCAACTCACGGCGTTGCTTATGAAACGCGGGGTCCAGGAAATCGGTGGGACGGTCGGGGCCAGCGGCGCGCTGGGCCAGCGCAGTGGTAGGTGAGGTGAGGGCCAGTAGGCCAGTCAGCAGGAACGCGGGGAGTGCGGGCCAGGCCGCACGAGCAAGTATAGAGTAAGGCATAGCAACCGCAAAGACCAGCATCAACTCCGAGCGTTGCGCTGGGAGCAAGCCCATGGCTTCTGGGGTCTGAGGCGTTGCAACTTCCGCAAAAAATGGCAGGAAGCAAGCGCTAGGTGGCCTAGCAAAAAAGCAGCGCCACCCTTCCGCTTTGGGCACCAGCCAAATCTTTTCGAAAAAAGACCCGATGATGCACCAAGCGGAAGCGTGGCGCTGCTTTTTCTAGCCTTTTGCTTAGACTAGTAAACGATGAAGCCTTGCTCCTTGGCCTTCTTCAGGACCGACATGATGCCGTTCTTGTTGATAGTCCGGATGGTGCTGGTAGCTACTTTCAGCGTTACCCAAGCATCCTCTTCAGGGATGTAGAAGCGCTTTTTCTGCAAGTTCGGGTAGAACTTACGCTTGGTTTTGTTGTTGGCGTGCGAAACGTTGTTGCCTACGCGGGTACGCTTGCCGGTCAGATCACAAACTCGGGCCATGATATAAGGAGCTTAGAGGTTTCAATGCTGGAAAAAGGGACGCAAATATCGGTATTTCTCGGATAGAAGCAAACCGGGAGGCTGAAAAATAGCGCGTTAGCCTACTTAGCGGCCCGTAGAGGGCTTCTTTTTTTCTTTCGCAGCCTGCCAAGGGCAATGCCGACAGCCATTTCCGCAGCAGGAGCCCCGCCGCAGATGGTACTGCTCCGTGAAAACCATGTAACCTTCGGGGGTAAAGTAAAAGTCGCCGGGTTGAAGTGGCTGAGGCGCGGAACTTGGCAAAGCAGAAGAAGCGAATGAGGCGGCAAGATACAACCCGTCTGGCAGATAGGTCGCCGGCAAAACTCTGGCGGCCTTTCTTTTGTATGCTAGTATCTCCATCTAGCAGGTCTGGCTTGTGCTAGGCCACTGCTTCTTCATACTGCTGCGTATGCGCTACTGCCTCTGCTTGTTGCTTGCTGCTTTTCTTGCCACGCCTGTGCTAGGCCAGCAACCAGTGCCAGCTTCCATAGCGGCATTGGTGGGGCAGTTGGAACAGAATGCCGATGAAAAGCTTCCGGAAGCGCCGCTCAAGGAAGCTCGCCGCACCTTTGCCCAAACCCGACAGCGCTATTCGCGTGGTTTACCGCCAGGCTCTCAATTGTACCTAACGGCCCAAATCCTCAACGAGGCGGCTGTGCCAGAGCCTGTGGTGGTGCGCGTGGCTTCCTGGGAAGCAGGCCGTGTGGTAGGCCATATTGTGCGCCTGCACTCAGATGGCACCTCGGTTGCCGCTG
Proteins encoded in this region:
- the rpmG gene encoding 50S ribosomal protein L33, with protein sequence MAKKGNRVQVILECTEHKNSGQPGTSRYITTKNRKNTPERIELKKFNSVLKKMTVHKEIK
- the rpmB gene encoding 50S ribosomal protein L28, whose amino-acid sequence is MARVCDLTGKRTRVGNNVSHANNKTKRKFYPNLQKKRFYIPEEDAWVTLKVATSTIRTINKNGIMSVLKKAKEQGFIVY
- a CDS encoding DUF5602 domain-containing protein, with product MESPSFSRLLALMCVGATVLSTACSRTDDLPQPASQSSIATNDAMSSGNGSPNGNANFTTYSGPAVSVGNGTARSFVTVNKKGVPQEIGVRITEAALTGLPTEDVFPPTLLWYQMALPAQAASLPIPFNHLSLDWNPHGHEPVTIYTLPHFDLHFYMISPAERAVIKPNDPLGEVLPDAAYIPTGYVPGPGTVPGMGKHWLDPTAPEFQGQTFTQTFIYGTFNGNVTFLEPMFTKAFLERTQHDNYRIPQPAAVSRTGLYYPTRYTYRQDHKNHEYVVVLYDMVLR
- a CDS encoding aminopeptidase P family protein, which encodes MPYSILARAAWPALPAFLLTGLLALTSPTTALAQRAAGPDRPTDFLDPAFHKQRRELVRQALPPGSVAVLFAAPIRNRANDVDFVYHQHPDFYYLTGYEEPDAMLLLFKEPQTIKGQSGITEALFVQPRDPKAEQWTGRRLGTEGTRQQLKVQYVADNKDFATAGIPWSSFQQVNFLALPADMRNDAKDPADLHDLVATFRQQAAVPPSFDPGTEQAYKLIQQYGLKAADRLKVYLQDMTQGQPALGQDAYVQGYLAAKTTAERQKAIVNKPTSRYDGSSLDEILDQLRALKTPEEIALLRRAVRISAVGQQEVMKATRPEVGERELQGLHEYVYRKYGAEFEGYPSIVGAGNNACVLHYIENDKPQVKNDLLLMDCGAEYHGYSADVTRTIPPSGKFSPAQRQIYELVLAAQEAAFRECKPGKEFQAPHMAAQKVIAEGLTKLGIIRTAEEMRTYFPHGTSHYLGLDVHDRGSYGPLQAGNVITVEPGIYIPEGSLCDKKWWNIGVRIEDDVLITPKGYENLSSEAPRTVAEIESWMEKPSGLDGFKLPELK
- a CDS encoding DUF5522 domain-containing protein; translated protein: MEILAYKRKAARVLPATYLPDGLYLAASFASSALPSSAPQPLQPGDFYFTPEGYMVFTEQYHLRRGSCCGNGCRHCPWQAAKEKKKPSTGR
- a CDS encoding DUF4295 domain-containing protein, which codes for MAKKVVATLKTAGGKDWAKVIRAVKSDKTGAYTFKEEMVPVDKVQDYIATGVK